In Raphanus sativus cultivar WK10039 chromosome 5, ASM80110v3, whole genome shotgun sequence, the following proteins share a genomic window:
- the LOC108861968 gene encoding uncharacterized protein LOC108861968, giving the protein MKVAVIGSGISGLGSAYVLANQGVEELVLYEKEESLGGHAKTVRFDGVDLDLGFMVFNRVTYPNMMEFFENLGVDMEVSDMSFAVSLDNGKGCEWGSRNGVSGLFAQKKNALNPYFWQMIREIVKFKEDVLRYIAELEANPDIDRTETLGGFLSARGYSEMFQKAYLVPICGSIWSCPSDGVLSFSAYSVLSFCSNHHLLQIFGRPQWLTVAGRSQTYVAKVRAELERLGCKIRTSCDIKSVLTSGDGRVTITSGDGSEEVFDKCIMAMHAPDALRLLGEQVTFDETRVLGAFRYVYSDIYLHHDTDLMPRNQAAWSAWNFLGSTEKKVCVTYWLNILQNLGEDREPFFVTLNPDQTPKKTLLKWTTGHPVPSVAALTASQELHKIQGKRNIWFCGAYQGYGFHEDGLKAGMAAARGLLGKEAALLNNPTHMVPSLTETGARIFVTRFLGQFISTGCVTILEEGGTMFNFEGKDPTCPLKSVLKIHSPQFYWKVMTQADLGLADAYINGDFSFVDRDSGLLNFIMILIANRDLTSPKSNLAKKRGWWTPMFLTAGVASAKYFLKHVSRQNTLTQARRNISRHYDLSNELFGLFLDDTMTYSSAVFKSDDEDLKAAQMRKISLLIDKARVEKHHEVLEIGCGWGTLAIEVVRRTGCRYTGITLSIEQLKYAEEKVKEAGLEDRITFKLCDYRQLSDANKYDRIISCEMLEAVGHEFMEMFFSRCEAALAENGLMVLQFISIPEERYNEYRLSSDFIKEYIFPGGCLPSLARVTSAMSSSSRLCIEHVENIGIHYYQTLRMWRKNFLDRQKPIMALGFDDKFIRTWEYYFDYCAAGFKTLTLGNYQVVFSRPGNVAAFADSYKGFPSAYYVA; this is encoded by the exons atgaaaGTGGCGGTGATAGGAAGTGGAATAAGTGGATTAGGAAGTGCCTACGTTCTTGCTAACCAAGGAGTCGAAGAACTCGTTTTGTACGAGAAAGAAGAGTCATTAGGTGGTCATGCTAAAACTGTGCGTTTTGATGGAGTTGACTTGGACCTTGGATTCATGGTCTTCAATCGT GTTACATATCCAAACATGATGGAGTTCTTCGAGAATCTTGGAGTAGACATGGAGGTTTCAGACATGTCTTTCGCAGTAAGCCTTGACAATGGCAAAGGTTGTGAATGGGGAAGCCGCAACGGTGTCTCGGGCTTATTTGCTCAGAAGAAGAACGCTCTAAACCCTTATTTCTGGCAGATGATCAGAGAAATTGTTAAGTTTAAAGAAGACGTTTTAAGATACATCGCAGAGCTCGAGGCTAACCCTGATATCGATCGAACTGAAACCTTAGGAGGCTTCCTCAGTGCTCGTGGATACTCTGAGATGTTTCAGAAAGCTTACTTG GTACCAATATGTGGCTCGATATGGTCATGTCCATCAGATGGTGTTTTAAGCTTCTCTGCTTACTCTGTTCTTTCGTTTTGCAGCAACCACCACCTTCTTCAG ATCTTTGGGAGACCACAGTGGCTAACTGTTGCAGGACGTTCTCAGACTTATGTTGCAAAG GTTAGGGCAGAATTGGAGAGACTAGGATGCAAGATCAGAACAAGCTGCGACATAAAATCTGTTTTGACATCTGGTGATGGTCGTGTCACGATAACAAGTGGAGATGGGTCTGAAGAAGTATTCGATAAGTGCATAATGGCTATGCACGCTCCAGATGCTCTAAGATTGCTTGGCGAGCAAGTCACGTTTGATGAAACTAGGGTTCTTGGCGCTTTCCGATACGTTTACAG TGACATTTATCTTCATCATGACACCGACTTGATGCCGCGGAACCAAGCTGCATGGAGCGCATGGAATTTCTTGGGAAGCACGGAAAAGAAAGTATGTGTAACATACTGGCTCAACATACTTCAG AACCTTGGGGAAGACCGTGAACCGTTCTTTGTGACACTTAACCCGGACCAGACTCCGAAGAAAACATTGCTAAAATGGACCACTGGTCATCCTGTGCCTTCTGTTGCAGCTTTGACAGCTTCACAGGAGCTTCACAAGATTCAAGGCAAACGTAACATATGGTTTTGTGGTGCATATCAAGGTTACGGCTTCCATGAAGATGGACTGAAG GCTGGTATGGCGGCTGCACGTGGTTTGCTAGGGAAAGAAGCTGCTCTTCTGAACAATCCAACACATATGGTCCCCTCTCTAACCGAAACAGGAGCACGGATTTTTGTTACTAGATTCTTGGGACAGTTCATATCAACTGGTTGTGTAAC GATACTAGAAGAAGGAGGAACAATGTTCAACTTTGAGGGGAAAGATCCTACTTGTCCTTTGAAATCTGTCCTCAAGATTCACAGTCCTCAGTTTTACTGGAAG GTTATGACACAAGCGGATTTGGGACTTGCAGATGCTTATATCAATGGAGATTTTTCATTCGTTGATAGAGACTCCGGACTTTTGAATTTCATTATG ATTCTCATTGCTAACAGAGATCTTACCTCACCAAAGTCAAATCTTGCTAAGAAGAG GGGATGGTGGACACCAATGTTTCTAACTGCTGGTGTAGCATCTGCAAAGTATTTTCTAAAGCATGTCTCTAGACAGAACACTTTAACACAAGCTCGCAGGAACATATCTCGTCACTACGACCTT AGCAACGAGCTTTTCGGTTTATTCTTGGATGATACCATGACTTACTCCTCTGCAGTATTCAAG TCAGACGATGAGGATCTAAAGGCTGCTCAGATGAGAAAAATATCTCTTCTAATTGATAAG GCAAGAGTAGAGAAGCACCATGAGGTTCTAGAGATTGGATGTGGATGGGGAACTTTGGCCATAGAAGTTGTGAGAAGAACTGGATGCAGATACACTGGCATCACACTATCTATTGAACAGCTAAAATATGCagaagagaaagtgaaagaagcTGGACTTGAG GACCGGATCACCTTTAAGCTCTGCGACTATCGCCAACTCTCTGATGCTAACAAATATGATAGAATCATATCTTG CGAGATGCTTGAAGCAGTTGGCCATGAGTTTATGGAGATGTTCTTCAGTCGCTGTGAAGCTGCGCTTGCAGAAAACGGCCTAATGGTCTTGCAG TTCATATCGATACCCGAAGAGCGTTACAATGAGTATAGACTAAGCTCAGATTTCATAAAGGAATACATATTCCCAGGTGGATGCCTTCCTTCCTTAGCCAGAGTTACTTCTGCCATGTCCTCTTCTTCTAGGCTATG CATTGAACATGTTGAGAATATTGGAATTCATTACTACCAAACATTGAGAATGTGGAGGAAGAACTTCTTGGACAGACAAAA GCCAATCATGGCTCTaggatttgatgataagttcATAAGGACATGGGAGTATTATTTTGATTATTGCGCAGCTGGTTTCAAGACTCTTACCCTTGGAAACTACCAG GTGGTGTTCTCGCGTCCAGGGAACGTAGCTGCATTCGCTGATTCATACAAGGGATTTCCTTCTGCTTATTATGTCGCCTGA
- the LOC108856279 gene encoding uncharacterized protein LOC108856279 isoform X1 codes for MKKTNKQTVGTSTRIIRSKASFFLSLLIQRMEQLVNFIIRPPRAEYDPEHDLLEKDFIMKGRWYQRKDLQIKNSRGDVLQCSHYMPVERPEGKPLPCVIYCHGNSGCRADGSEAAIMLLPSNITVFTLDFSGSGLSGGEHVTLGWNEKDDLKAVVEFLRQDGNVSLIGLWGRSMGAVTSLMYGAEDPSIAGMILDSPFSDLVDLMMELVDTYKFRLPKFTVKFAIQFMRRAIQKKAKFDITDLNTIKVAKSSFVPVLFGHALDDDFIRPHHSDLIYEAYVGDKNIIKFEGDHNSPRPQFYFDSINIFFHNVLRPPEVVGPTFYDPLDEYLAKGSWGTMHDTSIPQSSVQKSLASGSISDAISEVRMKRPMSRTDVPSNVASNGSPSETKEKENHDGLESSSSPDMISFDFSNGDQYLEYHLEDIPSNAEEEERMLMKAVMESLKDLEVQSLEKKESPETREESTSTRANQSEATETASSPETVVGDVVPSSSQSDAPNGTSGSLAAPVDASVPGCTSQKASETGDMSADTKATVTVERTSSAPGKVFDGLIRKWDLNFFKNNSK; via the exons atgaaaaaaacaaacaaacaaacagtcGGAACCTCAACAAGAATAATCCGTTCTAaagcttctttctttctttccctTTTGATTCAGAGAATGGAGCAGCTTGTCAACTTCATCATTCGACCTCCAAG AGCCGAGTATGACCCTGAACATGATCTCTTAGAAAAGGACTTCATTATGAAAGGCAGATGGTATCAAAGAAAAGATTTACAG ATTAAAAACAGTAGGGGAGATGTTCTCCAGTGTAGTCATTACATGCCAGTTGAACGCCCTGAAGGAAAGCCTTTACCCTGTGTAATATATTGCCATGGAAACAG TGGATGTAGAGCCGATGGTAGTGAAGCCGCAATTATGTTGCTACCTTCAAACATCACAGTTTTCACCCTTGATTTTTCCGGATCTGGTCTCTCAGGCGGGGAACATGTCACCTTAGGCTGGAACGAA AAAGATGATCTGAAGGCTGTGGTTGAGTTTTTGCGGCAAGATGGAAATGTATCCCTGATAGGGTTATGGGGGCGTTCGATGGGCGCTGTTACGAG CTTGATGTATGGAGCTGAGGATCCTTCCATTGCAGGAATGATTTTAGATAGTCCCTTCTCTGATTTGGTTGATCTGATGATGGAACTTGTAGATACATATAAGTTCCGTCTACCAAAGTTTACC GTGAAATTTGCAATACAGTTCATGCGGAGAGCTATTCAGAAAAAAGCAAAGTTTGATATTACGGATCTGAACACCATTAAG GTGGCAAAGTCTAGTTTTGTTCCAGTTTTATTTGGACATGCCTTGGATGATGACTTTATCCGCCCTCATCATTCAGATCTTATATATGAGGCCTACGTA GGTgacaaaaatattatcaaatttgagGGAGATCACAACTCTCCACGGCCTCAGTTCTACTTTGATTCCATTAATATCTTTTTCCATAACGTCCTTCGACCTCCAGAGGTGGTGGGGCCGACATTTTATGACCCGTTAGATGAGTACTTAGCAAAG GGCAGTTGGGGCACTATGCATGACACAAGTATTCCACAATCATCAGTACAGAAGA GTTTAGCCTCGGGTAGCATCTCTGACGCAATCAGTGAAGTCCGTATGAAAAGACCCATGAGTCGCACAGAT GTTCCTTCGAATGTCGCATCTAACGGTTCTCCATCAGAAACTAAG GAAAAAGAGAATCATGATGGCCTTGAGAGTTCATCATCTCCTGATATGATAAGCTTTGATTTTTCAAATGGTGACCAATACCTGGAGTATCACTTAGAGGACATACCATCTAACgctgaggaagaagaaagg ATGCTTATGAAAGCAGTGATGGAGTCTCTGAAGGACTTGGAAGTGCAAAGTCTTGAGAAAAAAGAATCTCCCGAGACTAGGGAAGAATCAACTTCAACTCGAGCAAACCAGTCAGAGGCTACTGAGACTGCTTCCAGTCCAGAAACAGTTGTCGGGGATGTAGTACCATCATCTTCCCAGTCTGATGCTCCAAATGGAACCTCGGGTTCTCTAGCAGCACCCGTAGATGCTTCTGTGCCTGGCTGCACGAGTCAGAAGGCAAGCGAGACAGGTGACATGTCAGCAGATACAAAGGCCACAGTCACAGTTGAACGTACTAGTAGCGCACCGGGCAAAGTCTTTGACGGGTTAATACGTAAGTGGGATCTCAACTTCTTCAAAAACAACAGCAAATGA
- the LOC108856279 gene encoding uncharacterized protein LOC108856279 isoform X2, whose translation MKGRWYQRKDLQIKNSRGDVLQCSHYMPVERPEGKPLPCVIYCHGNSGCRADGSEAAIMLLPSNITVFTLDFSGSGLSGGEHVTLGWNEKDDLKAVVEFLRQDGNVSLIGLWGRSMGAVTSLMYGAEDPSIAGMILDSPFSDLVDLMMELVDTYKFRLPKFTVKFAIQFMRRAIQKKAKFDITDLNTIKVAKSSFVPVLFGHALDDDFIRPHHSDLIYEAYVGDKNIIKFEGDHNSPRPQFYFDSINIFFHNVLRPPEVVGPTFYDPLDEYLAKGSWGTMHDTSIPQSSVQKSLASGSISDAISEVRMKRPMSRTDVPSNVASNGSPSETKEKENHDGLESSSSPDMISFDFSNGDQYLEYHLEDIPSNAEEEERMLMKAVMESLKDLEVQSLEKKESPETREESTSTRANQSEATETASSPETVVGDVVPSSSQSDAPNGTSGSLAAPVDASVPGCTSQKASETGDMSADTKATVTVERTSSAPGKVFDGLIRKWDLNFFKNNSK comes from the exons ATGAAAGGCAGATGGTATCAAAGAAAAGATTTACAG ATTAAAAACAGTAGGGGAGATGTTCTCCAGTGTAGTCATTACATGCCAGTTGAACGCCCTGAAGGAAAGCCTTTACCCTGTGTAATATATTGCCATGGAAACAG TGGATGTAGAGCCGATGGTAGTGAAGCCGCAATTATGTTGCTACCTTCAAACATCACAGTTTTCACCCTTGATTTTTCCGGATCTGGTCTCTCAGGCGGGGAACATGTCACCTTAGGCTGGAACGAA AAAGATGATCTGAAGGCTGTGGTTGAGTTTTTGCGGCAAGATGGAAATGTATCCCTGATAGGGTTATGGGGGCGTTCGATGGGCGCTGTTACGAG CTTGATGTATGGAGCTGAGGATCCTTCCATTGCAGGAATGATTTTAGATAGTCCCTTCTCTGATTTGGTTGATCTGATGATGGAACTTGTAGATACATATAAGTTCCGTCTACCAAAGTTTACC GTGAAATTTGCAATACAGTTCATGCGGAGAGCTATTCAGAAAAAAGCAAAGTTTGATATTACGGATCTGAACACCATTAAG GTGGCAAAGTCTAGTTTTGTTCCAGTTTTATTTGGACATGCCTTGGATGATGACTTTATCCGCCCTCATCATTCAGATCTTATATATGAGGCCTACGTA GGTgacaaaaatattatcaaatttgagGGAGATCACAACTCTCCACGGCCTCAGTTCTACTTTGATTCCATTAATATCTTTTTCCATAACGTCCTTCGACCTCCAGAGGTGGTGGGGCCGACATTTTATGACCCGTTAGATGAGTACTTAGCAAAG GGCAGTTGGGGCACTATGCATGACACAAGTATTCCACAATCATCAGTACAGAAGA GTTTAGCCTCGGGTAGCATCTCTGACGCAATCAGTGAAGTCCGTATGAAAAGACCCATGAGTCGCACAGAT GTTCCTTCGAATGTCGCATCTAACGGTTCTCCATCAGAAACTAAG GAAAAAGAGAATCATGATGGCCTTGAGAGTTCATCATCTCCTGATATGATAAGCTTTGATTTTTCAAATGGTGACCAATACCTGGAGTATCACTTAGAGGACATACCATCTAACgctgaggaagaagaaagg ATGCTTATGAAAGCAGTGATGGAGTCTCTGAAGGACTTGGAAGTGCAAAGTCTTGAGAAAAAAGAATCTCCCGAGACTAGGGAAGAATCAACTTCAACTCGAGCAAACCAGTCAGAGGCTACTGAGACTGCTTCCAGTCCAGAAACAGTTGTCGGGGATGTAGTACCATCATCTTCCCAGTCTGATGCTCCAAATGGAACCTCGGGTTCTCTAGCAGCACCCGTAGATGCTTCTGTGCCTGGCTGCACGAGTCAGAAGGCAAGCGAGACAGGTGACATGTCAGCAGATACAAAGGCCACAGTCACAGTTGAACGTACTAGTAGCGCACCGGGCAAAGTCTTTGACGGGTTAATACGTAAGTGGGATCTCAACTTCTTCAAAAACAACAGCAAATGA
- the LOC108856280 gene encoding endo-1,3;1,4-beta-D-glucanase gives MSGHQCTENPPKLDPNSGSGHVEKVGGLDSYVTGSPQSNLAVVLVSHVFGYETPQLRKLADKVAEAGFYAVVPDFFHGDPYNPANEDRPLPIWIKDHTQDKAFEESKPVVEALKNKGIATVGAVGFCWGAKVAVELAKQELVKALVLLHPSRVTVDDIKGVKVPISVLGAEYDQVTPPELVKQFEDVLATKLEVKSFVKIFPRVKHGWTVRYDPNDPSEVEAAEEAHKDMLVWLINHVK, from the exons ATGTCGGGTCATCAGTGTACGGAGAACCCTCCTAAGCTGGATCCAAACAGCGGGTCGGGTCATGTCGAGAAAGTAGGCGGCCTCGACAGTTACGTCACTGGCTCACCTCAATCAAACCTCGCCGTTGTTCTTGTCTCTCATGTTTTCG GATATGAAACTCCACAACTGAG GAAACTTGCTGACAAAGTTGCAGAAGCTGGATTCTATGCGGTGGTTCCAGACTTCTTCCATGGAGATCCCTATAATCCTGCGAATGAGGATCGTCCACTTCCTATCTGGATTAAAGATCACACACAA GATAAGGCTTTTGAGGAGTCGAAGCCAGTTGTTGAGGCCTTGAAGAACAAAGGCATAGCTACAGTTGGAGCAGTAGGGTTTTGTTGGGGTG CAAAAGTTGCAGTGGAACTGGCGAAGCAAGAGCTTGTTAAAGCTCTTGTTTTGTTACATCCTTCTCGTGTCACGGTGGATGACATTAAGG GTGTCAAGGTTCCAATTTCTGTTTTAGGAGCTGAATACGATCAAGTGACTCCTCCAGAACTCGTCAAGCAATTCGAAGACGTTTTAGCTACAAAACTTGAG gtgaaaagttttgtgAAGATATTCCCAAGAGTTAAACATGGTTGGACTGTTAGGTACGACCCGAATGATCCATCAGAAGTTGAAGCTGCTGAGGAAGCTCACAAGGACATGCTTGTTTGGCTCATCAACCATGTCAAGTGA